In the genome of Streptomyces sp. NBC_00190, one region contains:
- a CDS encoding RICIN domain-containing protein, with protein MTPGVTDAAVAAGPVRIRASRSGLCLSELADGDGALYLDECATAFPPMSLVPGASGTHRIQTDHPVAGIGCVGIINASKEAGARAGDDYCTPHDWIDFRIEAVPEAPGRQFRILPTHTGMCLTVAQDAVRLRTPVQQSPCTARDAEGQRFLIEPGT; from the coding sequence GTGACCCCGGGGGTCACGGACGCCGCGGTCGCGGCAGGACCGGTACGGATCCGGGCGAGCCGCTCGGGGCTGTGCCTGTCCGAACTCGCCGACGGGGATGGCGCCCTCTACCTCGACGAGTGCGCGACGGCGTTCCCACCGATGTCCCTGGTACCGGGAGCCTCCGGAACGCACCGCATCCAGACCGATCACCCGGTGGCGGGCATCGGCTGCGTGGGGATCATCAACGCGTCCAAGGAAGCCGGTGCACGGGCCGGGGACGACTACTGCACCCCGCACGACTGGATCGATTTCCGCATCGAGGCGGTGCCCGAAGCCCCGGGCCGGCAGTTCCGGATCCTCCCGACGCACACCGGCATGTGCCTGACCGTGGCGCAGGACGCCGTGCGGCTGCGCACACCGGTCCAGCAGTCGCCGTGCACGGCGCGGGACGCGGAGGGGCAGCGCTTCCTCATCGAGCCGGGCACCTGA
- a CDS encoding PP2C family protein-serine/threonine phosphatase, with protein sequence MTSHKSTRSVTADDLLTRLGRLTAQAREGAEFHQVRVELAEALQREILPASLPGAPGLRTAARYAPARHGLSIGGDWYDGFQLPGGALGFSIGDVEGHDVEAAAFMGQVRIAVRAVAASAADPGEVLSRANDLLLSVDRDLFATCTFLRFDPATREIQSARAGHVPGVWATVDGAYGIVEDEGGLPLGMLPGSEYAVTRRRLDTEGSFVLVTDGVVEGPAFPIEAGLERVAEAVRARAGADPGELATEVMKVADSTGHQDDAAVLVLRHEAVRTRPG encoded by the coding sequence ATGACCTCCCATAAGTCCACGCGGTCGGTGACCGCGGACGACTTGCTGACCAGACTCGGGCGGCTCACGGCCCAGGCGAGGGAAGGGGCCGAGTTCCACCAGGTTCGGGTGGAGCTGGCCGAAGCGCTGCAGCGGGAGATCCTTCCGGCGTCGCTTCCCGGCGCTCCGGGGCTGCGCACGGCGGCCCGGTACGCGCCCGCCCGTCACGGCCTGAGCATAGGCGGCGACTGGTACGACGGCTTCCAGCTGCCCGGCGGCGCTCTGGGGTTCTCCATCGGTGACGTGGAAGGCCACGACGTCGAGGCGGCCGCCTTCATGGGGCAGGTGCGCATCGCCGTGCGTGCGGTGGCCGCTTCCGCCGCCGACCCGGGTGAGGTGCTCAGCCGGGCCAATGACCTGCTCCTCTCTGTGGACCGCGATCTCTTCGCCACCTGCACGTTCCTGCGCTTCGACCCCGCCACCCGGGAGATCCAGAGCGCCCGCGCCGGCCACGTGCCCGGGGTCTGGGCCACGGTCGACGGCGCGTACGGCATCGTGGAGGACGAGGGCGGCCTGCCGCTGGGCATGCTGCCCGGCTCGGAGTACGCCGTGACCCGACGCAGGCTGGATACGGAAGGCTCGTTCGTCCTGGTCACCGACGGAGTGGTCGAAGGGCCGGCGTTCCCGATCGAAGCGGGTCTGGAGCGGGTGGCAGAGGCGGTCAGGGCGAGGGCGGGCGCGGATCCGGGCGAGCTCGCCACCGAGGTGATGAAGGTCGCCGATTCCACCGGCCACCAGGACGACGCGGCGGTGCTCGTGCTGCGCCATGAGGCCGTTCGGACCCGGCCCGGATGA
- a CDS encoding MASE1 domain-containing protein — translation MMRTEAFRRPCLAVLRILLVAAAYYVGGRVGLLQEVVIEGATVTPLWPPTGIAVACLLWMGIRVWPGIALGACLVIQSISPIDLVGLAIAAGNTLAPVCAWLMLRRIGFHVGLDRFRDGVALVFLGGLVPMLISATVGAWALVLADSLPQGGFWTVWWTWWAGDAMGVLVITPLLLVLREANLPTGAYRWAEAAALLVSAFAVTYLATTSQLALLFLVFPLLIWAALRFQLEGSAPCMLIVSVMANAAAIAQRGPFADHTLVEAMANLQALNGSAALTSLLLSALVTEQKAIRLGIERACQDLAEVVERLAPGRVTTRWPPEEEDGPRGGGGG, via the coding sequence GTGATGCGCACCGAGGCCTTCCGACGTCCGTGCCTGGCGGTGCTCCGGATCCTCCTCGTCGCCGCCGCCTACTACGTGGGCGGACGCGTCGGCCTGCTGCAGGAGGTGGTGATCGAGGGCGCGACCGTCACGCCCCTGTGGCCGCCCACCGGAATCGCCGTCGCCTGCCTGCTCTGGATGGGAATCCGCGTCTGGCCGGGGATCGCACTCGGAGCCTGCCTCGTCATCCAGTCGATCAGCCCGATCGACCTCGTCGGCCTCGCGATCGCCGCGGGCAACACCCTCGCTCCCGTCTGCGCCTGGCTGATGCTCCGGCGGATCGGCTTCCACGTCGGGCTCGACCGGTTCCGGGACGGGGTGGCCCTGGTCTTCCTGGGCGGCCTGGTTCCGATGCTGATCAGTGCCACCGTCGGAGCCTGGGCGCTGGTACTCGCCGACAGCCTGCCGCAGGGCGGATTCTGGACCGTGTGGTGGACGTGGTGGGCGGGCGACGCCATGGGCGTACTCGTGATCACGCCGCTGCTCCTGGTCCTGCGGGAGGCGAACCTGCCCACGGGCGCGTACCGGTGGGCCGAAGCGGCCGCCCTGCTGGTCTCGGCCTTCGCCGTCACCTACCTGGCGACCACGAGCCAGCTGGCGCTGCTCTTCCTCGTCTTCCCCCTCCTCATCTGGGCCGCCCTGCGCTTCCAACTGGAGGGGAGCGCGCCCTGCATGCTGATCGTGTCCGTGATGGCGAACGCGGCGGCGATCGCCCAGCGCGGTCCCTTCGCCGACCACACGCTGGTCGAGGCCATGGCCAACCTCCAGGCGCTGAACGGCAGTGCGGCACTGACCTCGTTGCTGCTGTCGGCGCTCGTCACCGAGCAGAAGGCCATCCGCCTCGGGATCGAACGGGCGTGCCAGGACCTGGCGGAAGTGGTGGAACGGCTGGCGCCGGGGAGGGTGACCACCCGCTGGCCGCCGGAGGAAGAGGACGGTCCGCGCGGGGGCGGCGGCGGATAG
- a CDS encoding DUF6126 family protein, which yields MTDDGPQKNAAAEHENWKAKGVALRAFFYICGTHLFAGFIWLLFYLGQHAQK from the coding sequence ATGACGGACGACGGGCCCCAGAAGAACGCGGCGGCGGAGCACGAGAACTGGAAGGCGAAGGGCGTCGCGCTGCGGGCCTTCTTCTACATCTGCGGAACCCACCTGTTCGCCGGGTTCATCTGGCTGCTCTTCTACCTGGGCCAGCACGCCCAGAAATGA
- a CDS encoding MFS transporter, translated as MSSTSRPAEGVRRGWSRCVLAGAVFAVCMAGTTLPTPLYGLYQEKFGFSELTVTVVYAVYAFGVIGVLLLAGNASDAVGRRPVLLAGLGCAAASAACFLCATGLGWLYAGRLLSGLSAGLFTGAATAYVMELAPSGGAARATFVATAANMGGLGCGPLIAGVLAQYAPWPLYLPFALHLVLVAGSAAVLLRLPETVRERRPLSTVRPQRPGLPAQVRAVFVPAAIASFVGFALFGVFTSVSPAFLSQSLGVDNHAVTGLVVSLAFFASTAGQLMVGRVGVGRSLPLGCAGLFAGLALLAGALRWDLLALVVLSAVVGGAGQGLAFRGALSAVAGASPADQRAAVISTLFVVAYAGISVPVIGVGVLVGPMGLEGAGLVFIACMAVLVSTAGVYLLQRPAPAGSGAGSGSGPR; from the coding sequence GTGTCGTCGACGTCCCGTCCGGCCGAAGGGGTTCGCCGCGGGTGGAGCCGGTGCGTGCTCGCCGGGGCGGTGTTCGCCGTGTGCATGGCCGGCACCACGCTGCCGACCCCGCTCTACGGGCTCTACCAGGAGAAGTTCGGGTTCTCCGAGCTGACGGTGACCGTCGTGTACGCCGTGTACGCCTTCGGGGTCATCGGCGTACTCCTGCTGGCGGGCAACGCCTCGGACGCCGTGGGGAGGCGGCCGGTGCTGCTGGCCGGGCTGGGATGCGCGGCGGCGAGCGCCGCCTGCTTCCTGTGCGCCACGGGGCTGGGCTGGCTGTACGCGGGGCGGCTGCTGTCGGGACTGTCCGCCGGCCTGTTCACCGGGGCCGCCACGGCGTACGTGATGGAGCTGGCGCCGTCCGGCGGCGCAGCCCGGGCCACGTTCGTGGCGACCGCCGCCAACATGGGCGGGCTGGGCTGCGGTCCGCTGATCGCCGGTGTGCTCGCCCAGTACGCGCCCTGGCCGCTGTACCTGCCCTTCGCCCTGCACCTCGTACTGGTGGCGGGGTCGGCCGCCGTTCTGCTGCGGCTTCCGGAGACCGTACGGGAGCGCCGGCCGCTGAGCACCGTACGGCCTCAGCGGCCCGGGCTGCCCGCGCAGGTGCGGGCGGTGTTCGTACCCGCGGCGATCGCCTCGTTCGTGGGCTTCGCGCTGTTCGGGGTGTTCACCTCGGTCAGCCCGGCGTTCCTCTCGCAATCCCTGGGTGTCGACAACCACGCCGTGACCGGGCTGGTCGTCTCGCTGGCCTTCTTCGCGTCGACCGCCGGGCAGCTGATGGTCGGCCGGGTCGGGGTGGGGCGGTCGCTGCCGCTCGGCTGCGCCGGGCTCTTCGCCGGGCTGGCGCTGCTCGCGGGCGCGCTGCGGTGGGACCTGCTGGCCCTGGTGGTGCTGAGCGCGGTCGTCGGCGGGGCCGGGCAGGGGCTGGCGTTTCGCGGGGCGCTGTCCGCGGTGGCCGGGGCGTCCCCGGCGGACCAGCGTGCCGCGGTGATCTCGACGCTGTTCGTGGTGGCGTACGCGGGCATCTCGGTGCCGGTGATCGGGGTGGGGGTACTGGTGGGGCCGATGGGTCTGGAGGGAGCGGGGCTGGTGTTCATCGCCTGCATGGCGGTACTGGTCTCGACCGCGGGTGTCTACCTGCTTCAGCGGCCGGCGCCCGCGGGGTCCGGGGCCGGGTCCGGTTCCGGACCCCGGTAG
- a CDS encoding FAD-dependent monooxygenase translates to MLGGTVAVVGGSIAGCALAAAAARAGAGEVVVLERTRGRLADRGVGLCINNERAVELGASGALPEGIAAHRLERRRWVVRDPAQAGGRVIWEQPFPFHSYHWGLLWRGLRESVPDSVVYRQGETVTGVAGTGAAGTGAGHAEVRLAGGRVESYDLVVGADGYRSVVREAVCPESRPHYAGYVCWRGNFDAARLAEIGGGADSAPDAVTTVCFPGGTCVIYRIPGPDGPRVNWVLYASPPPDGQLRFDDPTSFPPGALTPGLARQLHALLDREFPPYWGRALALTDPADTFVQPIYDLETARTTAGRLLLVGDAASVVRPHNTSGAAKALQDATAVAGIWRRCDSFEELLRGYQQARGAAGRELVALARRLGRAQVERTPAWAAMHPRDMQTWWQGQLGGAPGIGGQAMTAPRGS, encoded by the coding sequence ATGCTGGGTGGAACGGTCGCCGTGGTCGGTGGGAGCATCGCGGGCTGCGCACTGGCCGCGGCGGCGGCGCGGGCAGGCGCCGGTGAGGTCGTGGTCCTGGAGCGCACACGCGGGCGGCTCGCGGACCGGGGCGTGGGGCTGTGCATCAACAACGAGCGGGCCGTTGAGCTCGGTGCGAGCGGGGCGCTGCCCGAGGGGATCGCGGCGCACCGGCTGGAGCGGCGGCGCTGGGTGGTCCGGGACCCCGCGCAGGCGGGTGGGCGGGTGATCTGGGAGCAGCCGTTCCCGTTCCACTCCTACCACTGGGGCCTGCTCTGGCGCGGGTTGCGGGAGTCGGTGCCGGACTCGGTGGTCTACCGGCAGGGGGAGACGGTCACGGGCGTGGCGGGGACCGGCGCCGCAGGCACCGGGGCCGGTCATGCCGAGGTGCGGCTCGCGGGCGGCCGCGTCGAGTCGTACGACCTCGTCGTCGGCGCGGACGGGTACCGCTCCGTGGTCCGCGAGGCGGTCTGCCCCGAATCCCGGCCGCACTACGCCGGGTACGTGTGCTGGCGGGGGAACTTCGACGCCGCGCGGCTGGCGGAGATCGGCGGCGGCGCGGACTCGGCGCCGGACGCGGTCACCACCGTCTGCTTCCCCGGCGGTACGTGCGTCATCTACCGCATCCCGGGGCCGGACGGGCCACGCGTGAACTGGGTGCTCTACGCCTCGCCGCCGCCGGACGGACAGCTGCGCTTCGACGACCCCACGAGCTTCCCGCCGGGCGCCCTGACCCCTGGACTGGCCCGGCAGCTCCATGCGCTGCTCGACCGGGAGTTCCCGCCGTACTGGGGGCGGGCGCTCGCGCTGACGGACCCGGCGGACACCTTCGTCCAGCCCATCTACGACCTGGAGACCGCGCGTACCACCGCGGGCCGGCTGCTGCTCGTGGGGGACGCGGCCAGCGTCGTACGCCCGCACAACACGAGCGGCGCCGCCAAGGCCCTGCAGGACGCCACTGCCGTCGCCGGTATCTGGCGCCGCTGCGACTCCTTCGAGGAACTCCTGCGCGGCTATCAGCAAGCCCGCGGCGCAGCCGGACGGGAACTGGTCGCGCTGGCCCGCCGACTCGGCCGCGCCCAGGTCGAGCGGACCCCGGCCTGGGCGGCCATGCACCCGCGCGACATGCAGACCTGGTGGCAGGGGCAGCTCGGCGGCGCACCCGGCATCGGCGGCCAGGCCATGACCGCTCCCCGCGGTTCCTGA